One segment of Sphingomonas telluris DNA contains the following:
- the putA gene encoding bifunctional proline dehydrogenase/L-glutamate gamma-semialdehyde dehydrogenase PutA, which yields MPRAAGVAPPPAAELVDRTELRLAYRADEEIVVPERLDQARLDPAALGEALATARALVKGVRAHKPSGLDAFLQAYDLGSDEGIAMMCLAEALLRIPDAHTADELIADKLSGPDWAEKLGRSESSFVNAATFSLLLTGKVLEGAQDRSDNWKAALGRAVGRLGEPVVRTAVREAMKILGRNFVFGRNIDEALRRAAPERSQGLSHSFDMLGEAARTIEDAERYAEAYRKALDRIAKEAKGGFAVSPGISVKLSALHPRYEWSHADEVKAYILPILRELALKASKADVHLTIDAEEADRLELQMDLFEAMLADEELFANGWGGFGIALQAYQKRAAPLCDWGINAARAHRRKLMVRLVKGAYWDTEIKAAQVAGLSDYPVYTRKVATDVSYLACAKKLLAAKDVIYPAFATHNANTIAAVKALAGKTKFEFQRLHGMGEALYEEVAKLERAIGDEPTPVRIYAPVGSHKELLAYLVRRLLENGANSSFVNRIADEDVSLDELVRDPVADLAAVEPKRNPKIVLPQEIFGEDRRNSAGVDLSDPLVREPLLERLTALESREWTASPTGSKRKGETVTSPYDHGAKVGTVVDATQADVDRMVRTATTAQPAWDALGGQARARLLDRTADLFEEHREEFFSLCVREGGKTLPDAVLEVREAVDFLRFYASEARRQFTAALPLPGPTGEQNELRLHGRGAFVCISPWNFPLAIFTGPVAAALAAGNTAIAKPAEQTPLIGALAIDLMHRADIPEDVVFLAPGDGKVGAALTSHPMIAGVAFTGSTEVARIINRTLADRDGPIIPFIAETGGQNAMIVDSSALPEQVTRDVMSSAFQSAGQRCSALRVLFVQEDVADGMVAMIAGGMQALDIGDPRDLTTDVGPVIDAEAKKALDQHLAWLDKNAKKIGRLELPAAAKKGTFVAPAMYEIGSLRELNRENFGPILHVIRFSAEGLGKVIDEINSTGYGLTLGLQSRIDTTRDFVEQRARVGNLYVNRNQIGAVVESQPFGGEGLSGTGPKAGGPHYVARFATERVTCIDTTAAGGNASLMAAIEG from the coding sequence TTGCCACGGGCAGCTGGCGTAGCGCCGCCGCCTGCGGCGGAACTGGTCGATCGCACAGAGCTGAGGCTTGCCTACCGGGCCGACGAGGAAATCGTCGTCCCGGAGCGTTTGGATCAGGCGCGTCTCGATCCTGCCGCGCTCGGCGAAGCGCTGGCGACTGCTCGTGCGCTGGTGAAGGGCGTCCGCGCCCACAAGCCGTCTGGGCTGGACGCTTTCCTGCAGGCCTACGATCTCGGCAGCGACGAGGGCATCGCCATGATGTGCCTTGCCGAAGCATTGCTCCGCATCCCCGATGCGCACACGGCCGACGAGCTCATCGCTGACAAGCTGTCCGGTCCGGATTGGGCGGAGAAACTGGGGCGTTCGGAATCTTCCTTCGTCAACGCAGCGACTTTCTCGCTGCTGCTGACCGGCAAGGTGCTGGAAGGGGCGCAGGATCGGTCCGACAACTGGAAGGCAGCTCTCGGCCGCGCAGTCGGCCGCCTGGGTGAGCCTGTCGTCCGTACGGCGGTCCGCGAGGCGATGAAGATCCTCGGCCGCAACTTCGTGTTCGGGCGCAACATCGACGAAGCTCTTCGCCGCGCGGCACCGGAACGCTCGCAAGGACTCAGCCACAGCTTCGACATGCTGGGCGAGGCGGCGCGTACGATCGAGGACGCAGAGCGCTACGCGGAAGCCTATCGCAAGGCGCTCGACCGTATCGCCAAGGAAGCCAAGGGCGGGTTCGCGGTGTCGCCGGGCATCTCGGTCAAGCTGTCGGCGCTGCATCCGCGGTACGAATGGAGCCATGCGGACGAGGTGAAGGCGTATATTCTGCCGATCCTCCGCGAACTCGCGCTGAAGGCGAGCAAGGCCGACGTTCACCTGACCATCGACGCGGAAGAGGCGGATCGCCTCGAGCTGCAGATGGACCTGTTCGAGGCGATGCTGGCGGACGAAGAGCTGTTCGCGAACGGCTGGGGCGGCTTCGGAATCGCGCTGCAAGCTTATCAGAAGCGCGCCGCGCCGCTCTGCGACTGGGGCATCAATGCTGCCCGCGCGCACCGTCGCAAGCTCATGGTGCGCCTGGTTAAGGGCGCCTACTGGGATACCGAGATCAAGGCCGCGCAGGTCGCAGGCCTGAGCGATTACCCCGTCTACACGCGCAAGGTCGCCACGGACGTGTCGTACCTCGCCTGCGCCAAGAAGCTGCTCGCGGCGAAGGATGTCATCTATCCAGCCTTCGCCACCCACAACGCGAACACGATCGCGGCCGTTAAGGCGCTCGCGGGCAAGACGAAATTCGAGTTCCAGCGGCTCCACGGCATGGGCGAGGCGCTCTACGAGGAAGTCGCCAAGCTCGAACGCGCGATCGGCGACGAGCCGACGCCGGTACGCATCTACGCGCCTGTCGGTAGCCACAAGGAACTGCTCGCTTATCTAGTCCGCCGATTGCTCGAAAACGGCGCCAACTCGTCGTTCGTGAATCGCATCGCCGACGAAGACGTCAGCCTCGACGAACTGGTCCGTGATCCCGTTGCGGACCTCGCGGCCGTGGAGCCGAAGCGGAACCCGAAGATTGTTCTGCCGCAAGAGATCTTCGGCGAGGACCGCCGCAACAGCGCCGGCGTCGACCTTTCCGATCCGCTGGTTCGCGAGCCGCTTCTGGAGCGTCTGACCGCGCTGGAGAGCCGCGAGTGGACCGCGTCGCCGACCGGATCCAAGCGCAAGGGCGAGACCGTCACGTCTCCCTACGATCACGGCGCAAAGGTCGGCACCGTGGTCGACGCCACCCAAGCAGACGTCGACCGCATGGTCCGTACGGCGACCACGGCGCAGCCCGCGTGGGATGCTCTTGGCGGCCAAGCGCGTGCCCGGCTGCTCGACCGCACTGCCGATCTGTTCGAAGAGCATCGGGAAGAATTCTTCTCGCTGTGCGTGCGCGAGGGCGGGAAGACGCTCCCCGACGCAGTGCTGGAAGTGCGCGAGGCGGTCGATTTTCTCCGTTTCTACGCCTCCGAAGCCCGCCGCCAGTTCACGGCTGCGCTCCCGCTCCCTGGCCCGACGGGTGAGCAGAACGAGCTTCGCCTCCACGGTCGTGGTGCTTTCGTCTGCATTAGCCCGTGGAACTTCCCGCTGGCGATCTTCACCGGCCCAGTCGCCGCTGCGCTGGCCGCCGGCAACACGGCGATTGCCAAGCCGGCCGAGCAGACTCCGTTGATCGGAGCCTTGGCCATCGACCTCATGCACCGCGCCGACATCCCGGAGGATGTGGTGTTCCTCGCTCCCGGCGATGGAAAGGTGGGGGCTGCGCTCACTTCCCACCCGATGATCGCGGGCGTCGCCTTCACCGGCTCGACCGAAGTCGCGCGCATCATCAACCGTACGCTTGCCGATCGCGACGGGCCCATCATCCCGTTCATCGCCGAGACCGGCGGACAGAATGCGATGATCGTCGACAGCTCGGCCTTGCCTGAACAGGTCACGCGCGACGTCATGTCCTCCGCTTTCCAGAGCGCGGGCCAACGCTGCTCCGCTCTACGCGTCCTGTTCGTGCAGGAAGACGTGGCCGACGGCATGGTCGCCATGATCGCTGGTGGCATGCAGGCGCTCGACATCGGCGATCCGCGCGACCTGACGACCGACGTTGGACCCGTGATCGACGCAGAGGCAAAGAAGGCGCTCGATCAGCACCTCGCGTGGCTCGACAAGAATGCGAAGAAGATCGGACGGCTCGAGCTGCCGGCCGCTGCGAAGAAGGGCACCTTCGTCGCTCCCGCAATGTACGAGATCGGTTCGCTGCGCGAGCTGAACCGCGAGAATTTCGGCCCAATCCTTCACGTGATCCGCTTCTCGGCGGAAGGTCTTGGCAAGGTGATCGATGAGATCAACTCGACCGGCTACGGCCTGACGCTCGGCCTTCAGAGCCGCATCGATACGACCCGCGACTTCGTCGAGCAGCGCGCGCGCGTGGGCAACCTCTACGTGAACCGCAATCAGATCGGTGCGGTCGTCGAGAGCCAGCCGTTCGGAGGCGAGGGGCTTTCCGGCACGGGTCCGAAGGCGGGCGGCCCGCACTATGTCGCGCGCTTCGCCACCGAGCGCGTCACCTGCATCGACACGACCGCCGCGGGCGGCAACGCCAGTTTGATGGCCGCCATCGAAGGCTAG
- the trxA gene encoding thioredoxin TrxA: MATKTVTDQSFETDVLGAEGAVLVDFWAEWCGPCRMIAPALEEISNDLGDKVTVAKLNIDENPDIPGRYGVRGIPTMLLFKGGQPVAQKVGAAPRSQIQQWLESNLDGQSQANG, translated from the coding sequence ATGGCCACCAAGACCGTCACCGACCAGAGTTTCGAAACCGACGTGCTGGGCGCCGAGGGCGCTGTCCTCGTCGACTTCTGGGCCGAGTGGTGCGGTCCGTGCCGCATGATTGCCCCGGCTCTGGAGGAAATCTCCAACGACCTCGGCGACAAGGTCACGGTCGCCAAGCTTAACATCGACGAGAATCCCGACATTCCGGGCCGCTATGGCGTCCGCGGCATTCCGACGATGTTGCTGTTCAAGGGCGGCCAGCCGGTTGCCCAGAAGGTCGGCGCCGCTCCGCGCAGCCAGATACAGCAGTGGCTCGAGAGCAATCTCGACGGCCAGTCGCAGGCGAACGGCTGA
- the addA gene encoding double-strand break repair helicase AddA codes for MRKRFNPLPVLEGAQASAVEPNIHASLSASAGTGKTQVLTGRVLRLLLSGVDPEAILCLTFTKAGAAEMANRIGARLAAWVRLRDAELRKELYALREDTGPEMLQRARRLFAKVLEAPGGLRIQTIHGFAQALLASFPAEAGITPGFTPIEGRAEQELARTTLANLIADAEARNDERLISDVQCLSLRLGEEGAAKYLMLCAGAADAMAAFGSPETIEPLLRRVMQLPDESVADFIAHQCHDDRFDCDLLQAIADANRRWGVQTGLGHAEAIDRWLSLSPIERAAALPKLRKVVMTDKDTLRVSAGQSKAEPHYEAHAGRLSNLIGELVRIQNGAKLAADMAAGLRAGQAFAASYTRAKRSAGVADFNDLIAWTRHLLATPGMGEWVRYKLDRRTDHILVDESQDTNREQWEIVQALASEFFVGLGAAESRGRSIFMVGDFKQAIFGFQGTDPQEFENARQWVRERSAALLEAQGDERSGSALEFRDLSIEASFRSAPAVLDVVDAVIDEVGYRNMGLPDEPRRHQPHFYGRPGAVELWAPFAPETDANGEEGEEGWLGEDARLYASVLAKQVRRWLDEAPVLASTKRPMTPGDVLVLVRSRGELASLIVARLFEEGVPVAGIDRLHLQEPLAVKDLLAAITFAVQPLDDLNLGNLLVSPLVGWSQELLLELAYGRGQVSLWQRLGERGDDRPEFRQARDLLTSLLAMADFTTPHRFLETILSGSMDGRRKIYARLGMAARDPIDELLSSALEFEQKEIASLDRFLAWFARGDVEIKRDPSAPSNAVRVMTVHGAKGLEAPVVILADATADPARLGGISRILSFPVPGVGSVPLLRPRKVERVTPFDTLIAAEEERDLQEHWRLLYVALTRAEERLVIAGLQPKTKDGIRPENSWHVRAERALRSLAAEELEDPAWGRVLRYRGDVAPAAIKLKALPNAVPGPAIPEWARTPAPPEARPPRPLAPSAIAEDKEAAPPPSAAMRAAAERGTLIHALLERLADVAPDQRHATALRWLERSAGLSDAKSRKEIADTVCNVLSDPSFAPLFGPGSLAEAPLAATLPDGTVVAGTVDRLLVEHDRVSVIDFKTGRVPDSASSIPTSHRAQMSAYVEALRVIFPGREVRASLLYTSGPKLIAV; via the coding sequence ATGAGGAAGCGCTTCAATCCGCTCCCGGTGCTGGAGGGTGCGCAGGCGTCCGCGGTCGAGCCGAACATCCATGCCTCGCTGTCGGCTTCCGCAGGGACGGGGAAGACACAAGTTTTGACGGGCCGGGTGCTCCGCCTCCTGCTGAGCGGTGTCGATCCCGAAGCAATCCTCTGCCTGACATTCACGAAGGCCGGCGCCGCGGAAATGGCGAACCGCATTGGCGCCCGCCTCGCCGCCTGGGTGCGTCTCCGTGACGCCGAGCTCCGCAAGGAATTGTACGCGCTCCGCGAAGACACCGGACCGGAGATGCTTCAGCGTGCGCGACGGCTGTTTGCGAAAGTGCTGGAGGCGCCTGGCGGCCTTCGCATCCAGACGATCCACGGCTTCGCGCAGGCCCTGCTCGCCTCGTTCCCGGCGGAGGCGGGAATTACGCCGGGGTTCACGCCGATAGAAGGCCGAGCGGAGCAGGAGCTTGCGCGCACCACGCTCGCCAACCTGATCGCCGATGCCGAAGCCCGCAACGACGAGCGCCTGATCAGCGACGTGCAGTGTCTGAGCCTTCGCCTGGGGGAAGAAGGGGCGGCAAAATATCTGATGCTATGCGCCGGAGCGGCCGACGCCATGGCCGCTTTCGGGTCTCCGGAGACGATCGAGCCGCTGTTGCGCCGGGTGATGCAATTGCCGGACGAGTCCGTGGCGGATTTCATCGCGCACCAATGCCACGACGACCGTTTCGACTGCGACCTTTTGCAAGCCATTGCCGATGCCAACCGACGGTGGGGCGTGCAGACGGGATTGGGCCACGCGGAGGCAATCGACCGCTGGCTTTCGTTGAGCCCGATCGAACGAGCGGCGGCGCTTCCGAAGCTGCGCAAAGTGGTGATGACCGACAAGGACACTCTCCGGGTGTCTGCTGGCCAGTCGAAGGCCGAGCCGCACTATGAAGCGCATGCCGGACGCCTTTCGAACCTGATCGGCGAGCTCGTGCGCATTCAGAACGGCGCCAAGCTTGCCGCGGACATGGCTGCCGGTCTGCGTGCCGGACAAGCCTTCGCCGCTTCCTACACCCGGGCGAAGCGGAGTGCCGGCGTCGCCGACTTCAACGACCTGATCGCCTGGACCAGGCATCTGCTCGCGACGCCGGGCATGGGCGAGTGGGTCCGCTACAAGCTGGATCGGCGGACCGATCACATCCTGGTCGACGAATCCCAGGATACCAATCGCGAGCAGTGGGAAATCGTTCAGGCGCTCGCCTCCGAATTCTTCGTGGGGCTCGGCGCAGCGGAGAGCCGGGGACGCTCGATCTTCATGGTGGGCGACTTCAAGCAGGCGATCTTCGGCTTTCAGGGCACCGACCCGCAGGAATTCGAAAATGCCCGCCAGTGGGTGCGCGAGCGCTCCGCCGCTCTGCTGGAAGCACAGGGAGATGAGCGCTCGGGATCGGCACTCGAGTTCAGGGACCTGTCCATCGAGGCGAGCTTTCGCTCGGCGCCCGCCGTCCTCGACGTTGTCGACGCGGTCATCGATGAGGTCGGTTACCGGAACATGGGTCTTCCGGATGAGCCGAGGCGGCATCAGCCGCATTTCTACGGCCGCCCGGGGGCCGTCGAACTGTGGGCGCCCTTCGCGCCGGAGACAGACGCAAACGGCGAAGAAGGCGAGGAGGGCTGGCTCGGCGAGGATGCGCGCCTCTACGCCAGCGTGCTGGCGAAGCAGGTTCGAAGATGGCTGGATGAAGCGCCCGTCCTCGCTTCGACCAAGCGGCCGATGACGCCCGGGGACGTGCTCGTCCTTGTGCGTAGCCGCGGTGAACTGGCGTCGCTGATCGTGGCCCGGTTGTTTGAAGAGGGCGTGCCGGTTGCGGGGATCGATCGCCTGCACTTGCAGGAACCGCTTGCGGTCAAGGACCTGCTGGCGGCCATCACCTTCGCTGTTCAGCCCCTGGACGACCTCAACCTCGGCAATTTGCTGGTTTCGCCGCTGGTCGGTTGGAGCCAGGAATTGCTGCTCGAGCTGGCTTACGGACGTGGGCAGGTTTCGCTGTGGCAGCGACTAGGTGAACGCGGCGATGACAGGCCCGAGTTCCGGCAGGCGCGCGACCTTCTGACCTCGCTGCTGGCGATGGCGGATTTCACCACGCCGCATCGCTTTCTCGAGACCATCCTGTCGGGTTCGATGGACGGCCGCCGCAAAATTTACGCTCGGTTGGGAATGGCTGCCCGCGATCCGATCGACGAGTTGCTGTCGAGCGCGCTGGAATTCGAGCAGAAGGAAATCGCTTCCCTGGACCGCTTCCTCGCGTGGTTCGCGAGGGGCGATGTCGAAATCAAGCGCGACCCGTCGGCGCCATCCAATGCGGTGCGCGTGATGACCGTGCACGGCGCCAAGGGCCTCGAAGCGCCCGTCGTGATCCTCGCCGATGCGACGGCGGACCCCGCGCGGCTCGGGGGCATCTCGCGCATCTTGAGCTTCCCGGTTCCGGGTGTCGGCAGCGTCCCGCTCCTTCGTCCGCGAAAGGTGGAGCGTGTCACGCCATTCGATACGCTGATTGCAGCGGAGGAGGAGCGGGACCTTCAGGAGCATTGGCGCCTCCTCTACGTGGCCCTGACGCGAGCCGAGGAGCGACTGGTGATCGCTGGGCTCCAGCCCAAGACCAAGGATGGGATTCGCCCCGAGAATTCCTGGCACGTCCGCGCTGAGCGCGCCCTCAGGTCTCTCGCTGCGGAAGAGTTGGAGGATCCTGCGTGGGGTCGTGTTCTGCGCTATCGTGGTGACGTCGCACCGGCGGCGATCAAGCTGAAAGCACTTCCCAACGCCGTTCCGGGGCCGGCCATTCCAGAGTGGGCGCGAACGCCGGCGCCGCCTGAGGCGCGCCCGCCGCGCCCGCTCGCGCCCTCCGCGATCGCCGAGGACAAGGAGGCCGCGCCTCCGCCGAGCGCTGCCATGCGGGCAGCGGCCGAGCGGGGTACGCTCATCCACGCGCTGCTCGAACGGTTGGCAGACGTCGCGCCCGACCAGCGCCATGCGACGGCGCTGCGTTGGCTGGAGCGGTCCGCCGGTCTCTCTGACGCCAAATCGCGAAAGGAGATCGCGGACACCGTATGCAACGTCCTCTCCGATCCCAGCTTTGCACCGCTATTCGGCCCGGGTTCGCTCGCCGAAGCTCCGCTCGCGGCGACGCTTCCGGACGGCACGGTCGTCGCCGGCACGGTCGACCGGCTTCTCGTGGAGCACGACCGCGTTTCCGTGATCGACTTCAAGACCGGTCGCGTTCCGGACTCCGCTTCGTCGATTCCGACCTCGCACCGCGCGCAGATGAGTGCTTATGTGGAGGCGCTGCGAGTCATTTTTCCGGGACGGGAGGTGCGCGCGTCGCTGCTCTACACCAGCGGTCCTAAGCTCATCGCGGTGTAG
- the secA gene encoding preprotein translocase subunit SecA: protein MIAALAKSIFGSANDRYVRGLGKYVEAVNGFEPTISAMTDDELRGQTEIFRRRLSEGTKLDDLLPEAFATVREAAKRTLGQRHYDVQLIGGIALHRGEIAEMKTGEGKTLVATLATYLNALPGKGVHVVTVNDYLARRDAEWMGQIYRFLGLTVGVIVPNMTDQARREAYDSDITYATNNELGFDYLRDNMKYSRDQMVQRPFNFAIVDEVDSILIDEARTPLIISGPTDDKSELYVSVDKIVKGFTAEDYEKDEKQKSVVLTEDGTEKAERMLEEAGLIEGRNLYDIANTQVVHHLNQALKAIVMFKRDIDYIVKDEKVVIIDEFTGRMMDGRRWSDGLHQAVEAKEGVQIEPENQTLASITFQNYFRMYPKLSGMTGTAATEAPEFFDIYRMNVVTIPTNVPVRRVDEDDEFYKNITDKFAAIAKEIRKRQEMGQPVLVGTVSIEKSEMLSEFLEREGIKHSVLNARFHESEAHIVAQAGRLGAVTIATNMAGRGTDIQLGGNLEFRMQDEFPDLVEGTPEYQAHADKIRAEIAVEKQQALDVGGLFVLGTERHESRRIDNQLRGRSGRQGDPGLSRFYLSLDDDLLRIFGPQTMFARLMNKNLEDGEAIISPWISKAIETAQKKVEARNYDIRKQVVEYDDVMNDQRKVIYEQRAEIMDADTVSDVVADMRAETAVSLVTASCPPGSYPEQWDVNTLKESVEFIFGLQPPIDEWLEEDAVEQDIIIERLQKLADEAMAAKLADFDPEHWNNVEKNILLQTLDHFWKEHLATLDALRAVIHLRSYAQKKPIDEYKQEAFLLFERLLISIREEVTRVLMRAQVQFAPPPPLELPDFITQHIDPLSGDDDTADLDAAAFLSGPGTQPLNIPTPNLPKGENGETLAQPVSRNALCPCGSGKKFKHCHGQLA, encoded by the coding sequence ATGATCGCCGCACTGGCAAAGAGCATCTTCGGATCGGCAAACGACCGCTATGTCCGAGGCCTCGGGAAGTATGTCGAAGCCGTAAACGGCTTCGAGCCCACGATTTCAGCCATGACGGACGACGAGCTGCGAGGTCAGACCGAGATTTTCCGTCGTCGCCTGTCGGAAGGCACGAAGCTCGACGACCTCCTTCCGGAAGCGTTCGCCACGGTCCGCGAAGCAGCCAAGCGAACGCTCGGCCAGCGGCATTACGACGTTCAGCTGATCGGCGGCATCGCGCTTCACCGCGGTGAGATCGCCGAGATGAAGACGGGCGAAGGCAAGACGCTCGTTGCCACGCTCGCGACCTATCTAAATGCGCTGCCCGGCAAGGGCGTCCACGTCGTCACCGTGAACGACTATCTCGCCCGCCGCGACGCGGAGTGGATGGGCCAGATCTACCGCTTCCTCGGCCTCACCGTCGGCGTGATCGTTCCGAACATGACGGACCAGGCTCGGCGCGAGGCGTACGACAGCGACATCACCTACGCGACGAACAACGAGCTCGGTTTCGACTACCTCCGCGACAACATGAAATACTCGCGGGACCAGATGGTCCAGCGGCCGTTCAATTTCGCGATTGTCGACGAGGTGGACTCCATCCTCATCGACGAGGCGCGGACTCCGCTGATCATTTCCGGCCCTACTGACGACAAGTCCGAGCTCTACGTCTCGGTCGACAAGATCGTGAAGGGCTTCACAGCCGAAGATTACGAGAAGGACGAAAAGCAGAAGAGCGTCGTCCTGACGGAGGACGGCACCGAGAAGGCGGAGCGCATGCTCGAGGAAGCCGGCCTGATCGAGGGCCGCAACCTCTATGACATCGCCAACACGCAGGTCGTCCACCACCTGAACCAGGCGCTCAAGGCGATCGTCATGTTCAAGCGGGACATCGACTACATCGTGAAGGATGAGAAGGTCGTCATCATCGACGAGTTCACCGGCCGCATGATGGACGGACGCCGCTGGTCCGATGGTCTCCACCAGGCCGTGGAAGCCAAGGAGGGCGTCCAGATCGAGCCGGAGAACCAGACGCTCGCCTCGATCACCTTCCAGAATTACTTCCGCATGTATCCGAAGCTGTCGGGAATGACCGGAACGGCCGCGACGGAAGCGCCGGAGTTCTTCGACATTTACCGGATGAACGTCGTTACCATTCCGACGAACGTGCCCGTGCGGCGCGTCGACGAGGACGACGAGTTCTACAAGAACATCACCGACAAGTTCGCGGCAATCGCGAAGGAAATCCGCAAGCGCCAGGAGATGGGCCAGCCGGTTCTCGTCGGCACGGTGTCGATCGAAAAGTCGGAGATGCTATCGGAGTTCCTGGAGCGCGAAGGCATCAAGCATTCGGTGCTCAATGCGCGCTTCCATGAGAGCGAAGCGCACATTGTCGCGCAGGCCGGCCGCCTTGGTGCGGTGACCATTGCCACCAACATGGCGGGCCGCGGCACCGATATTCAGCTCGGCGGCAACCTCGAGTTCCGCATGCAGGACGAGTTCCCCGACCTCGTCGAGGGCACTCCGGAATATCAGGCGCACGCAGACAAGATCCGCGCCGAGATTGCGGTGGAGAAGCAGCAGGCGCTGGATGTCGGCGGTCTCTTCGTGCTCGGCACGGAACGTCACGAAAGCCGGCGCATCGACAACCAGCTCCGCGGCCGTTCAGGCCGTCAGGGCGACCCGGGCCTCAGCCGCTTCTATCTCAGCCTCGACGACGACCTGCTGCGCATTTTCGGGCCGCAGACGATGTTCGCGCGACTGATGAACAAGAACCTTGAGGACGGCGAGGCAATCATCAGCCCGTGGATCTCGAAGGCCATCGAGACCGCGCAGAAGAAGGTCGAAGCCCGCAACTACGACATTCGCAAGCAGGTCGTCGAATACGACGACGTGATGAACGACCAGCGCAAGGTCATCTACGAGCAACGCGCCGAGATCATGGACGCGGACACCGTCAGCGACGTGGTCGCCGACATGCGCGCCGAGACGGCCGTTTCGCTCGTGACCGCTTCATGCCCGCCGGGCAGCTATCCGGAGCAGTGGGACGTCAACACGCTCAAGGAGAGCGTCGAGTTCATCTTCGGGCTTCAGCCTCCAATCGACGAGTGGCTGGAAGAGGATGCTGTCGAGCAGGACATCATCATCGAGCGGCTTCAGAAGCTGGCCGACGAGGCGATGGCCGCCAAGCTCGCCGATTTCGATCCGGAGCATTGGAACAACGTGGAGAAGAACATCCTTCTCCAGACCCTCGACCATTTCTGGAAGGAGCACCTCGCGACGCTCGATGCGCTGCGTGCGGTGATTCACTTGCGCAGCTACGCGCAGAAGAAGCCGATCGACGAGTACAAGCAGGAAGCCTTCCTGCTGTTCGAGCGCCTGCTCATCTCGATCCGCGAGGAAGTGACCCGCGTCCTGATGCGTGCGCAGGTGCAGTTCGCGCCTCCGCCGCCGCTGGAGCTGCCGGACTTCATCACGCAGCACATCGATCCGCTTTCGGGCGATGACGACACGGCCGACTTGGATGCCGCCGCCTTTTTGTCGGGCCCTGGCACGCAGCCGCTGAACATCCCGACGCCCAATCTTCCTAAAGGTGAGAATGGCGAGACGCTTGCGCAGCCGGTGAGCCGCAACGCTCTCTGTCCCTGCGGCTCCGGCAAGAAGTTCAAGCATTGCCACGGGCAGCTGGCGTAG
- a CDS encoding GFA family protein encodes MRKWSGGCLCGTVRYELSSDPFDAGWCHCRTCQLFGGAPAMAFASVPTEDFRWTAGKDKVGRFRSSSFGHREFCGECGSPLRIQVDHQPETVDFPIATLDQPDDVPPGFHIFWGSKVAWFDPGDDLPRHDKFRPDTRGLEGTEPPE; translated from the coding sequence ATGCGCAAGTGGTCCGGCGGGTGTCTTTGCGGGACCGTCCGGTACGAACTTTCCAGCGATCCGTTCGATGCCGGCTGGTGCCATTGCCGGACCTGCCAGCTGTTCGGCGGCGCGCCCGCGATGGCCTTCGCCTCGGTTCCGACCGAGGATTTCCGATGGACCGCGGGCAAAGACAAGGTTGGCCGTTTCCGCTCCTCCAGCTTCGGACACCGCGAGTTCTGCGGCGAATGCGGGTCACCGCTGCGGATCCAGGTCGACCATCAGCCGGAAACGGTCGATTTCCCGATCGCGACGCTGGATCAGCCGGACGATGTCCCGCCCGGGTTTCACATCTTCTGGGGAAGCAAGGTCGCCTGGTTCGACCCGGGAGACGACCTGCCGCGGCATGACAAGTTCAGGCCGGACACTCGGGGGCTCGAAGGAACCGAGCCGCCCGAGTGA